A region from the Triticum aestivum cultivar Chinese Spring chromosome 3D, IWGSC CS RefSeq v2.1, whole genome shotgun sequence genome encodes:
- the LOC123079159 gene encoding fe-S cluster assembly factor HCF101, chloroplastic isoform X2 translates to MAAMRTLHTAPASFIVTPAPHLVSPTPTPRGALPAKAPPAAAATIQSHARPPLSPRVGRRRPCARAASSGAGAVVASVEDAKRDVLIALSQIIDPDFGTDIVSCGFIKDLEISETLEEVSFRVELTTPACPVKDMFEEKANEVVAALPWVKKVNVTMSAQPAQPVYAGDLPEGLKKISNIIAVSSCKGGVGKSTVAVNLAYTLAGMGARVGIFDADVFGPSLPNMVSPVNRLLVVNPESKSILPTEYLGVKLVSFGFAGQGRAIMRGPMVSGVINQLLTTTDWGELDYLVIDMPPGTGDIHLTLCQVAPLTAAVIVTTPQKLAFIDVAKGVRMFSKLKVPCVAVVENMCYFDADEKRYYPFGKGSGTQVVQQFGIPNLFDLPIRPTLSSSGDTGIPEVVSDPQGDVAKIFQNLGVCVVQQCAKIRQQVSTAVSYDRSIRAIRVKVPDSDEEFFLHPATVRRNDRSAQSVDEWTGEQKVQYGDVPEDIEPEEIRPMGNYAVSITWPDGFSQIAPYDQLDMLERLVDVPLPATAAVASS, encoded by the exons ATGGCGGCAATGCGGACCCTCCACACCGCGCCGGCCTCTTTCATCGTGACGCCCGCTCCTCATCTCGTCTCCCCGACTCCAACCCCAAGAG GTGCCCtgccagcgaaggctcctcctGCCGCGGCGGCCACTATCCAGTCGCATGCCCGGCCCCCCTTGTCGCCGCGCGTGGGCCGTCGCCGGCCGTGCGCGAGAGCCGCCTCGTCCGGCG CTGGTGCGGTGGTCGCGTCAGTGGAAGATGCCAAGAGGGACGTGCTCATCGCGCTCTCCCAGATTATCGATCCTGATTTCGGGACGGACATCGTCTCGTGTGGGTTTATCAAGGATTTGGAGATCAGCGAGACTTTAGAGGAG GTCTCGTTTCGTGTGGAGCTGACGACTCCTGCATGCCCAGTCAAGGACATG TTTGAAGAAAAGGCAAATGAGGTCGTTGCAGCACTTCCATGGGTCAAAAAGGTCAATGTTACAATGTCTGCACAACCTGCACAACCAGTTTATGCAGGGGACCTCCCAGAAGGACTAAAGAAAATTTCAAACATCATAGCAGTCTCAAGTTGCAAG GGAGGAGTTGGAAAATCTACAGTCGCAGTGAATCTTGCATACACCTTAGCTGGTATGGGGGCCAGGGTTGGGATTTTCGATGCCGatgtctttggtccaagcttaccaAATATGGTTTCTCCAGTGAACCGGCTGCTAGTGGTG AACCCAGAAAGCAAAAGTATTCTTCCGACTGAATACTTGGGAGTCAAATTGGTGTCTTTTGGCTTTGCTGGACAAGGAAGAGCGATCATGCGTGGTCCAATGGTTTCAGGAGTCATTAATCAGTTGCTGACCACGACTGACTG GGGCGAACTTGACTATCTTGTCATTGATATGCCTCCCGGAACAGGCGATATACACTTAACACTCTGTCAG GTAGCTCCGTTGACTGCAGCTGTGATTGTTACTACCCCTCAGAAGCTGGCTTTTATTGATGTTGCTAAGGGTGTTCGGATGTTCTCTAAGCTTAAG GTTCCATGTGTTGCAGTTGTTGAGAACATGTGCTACTTTGATGCTGACGAAAAGCGCTATTACCCATTTGGAAAAGGTTCTGGAACTCAG GTTGTGCAGCAGTTTGGAATACCTAACCTCTTTGATTTGCCAATACGGCCAACT CTTTCGTCTTCTGGAGATACTGGCATTCCTGAAGTAGTGTCTGATCCCCAAGGGGACGTTGCCAAGATATTTCAGAATCTTGGAGTATGTGTTGTTCAACAATGTGCTAAAATTAGACAACAAG TTTCAACAGCAGTGTCCTACGATAGATCAATTAGAGCAATCAGAGTGAAAGTGCCAGATTCAGACGAGGAGTTCTTCTTGCACCCAGCAACAGTCAGACGGAATGACCGATCTGCTCAAAGTGTG GACGAATGGACCGGAGAGCAAAAAGTACAATATGGCGATGTACCTGAAGACATCGAGCCTGAAGAGATACGGCCGATGGGCAACTATGCTGTTTCTATAACTTGGCCTGATGGATTTAGTCAG ATAGCACCTTATGATCAACTGGATATGCTTGAGAGGTTAGTGGATGTTCCTCTTCCAGCAACAGCTGCAGTGGCCTCTTCGTGA
- the LOC123079159 gene encoding fe-S cluster assembly factor HCF101, chloroplastic isoform X1, whose translation MAAMRTLHTAPASFIVTPAPHLVSPTPTPRAGALPAKAPPAAAATIQSHARPPLSPRVGRRRPCARAASSGAGAVVASVEDAKRDVLIALSQIIDPDFGTDIVSCGFIKDLEISETLEEVSFRVELTTPACPVKDMFEEKANEVVAALPWVKKVNVTMSAQPAQPVYAGDLPEGLKKISNIIAVSSCKGGVGKSTVAVNLAYTLAGMGARVGIFDADVFGPSLPNMVSPVNRLLVVNPESKSILPTEYLGVKLVSFGFAGQGRAIMRGPMVSGVINQLLTTTDWGELDYLVIDMPPGTGDIHLTLCQVAPLTAAVIVTTPQKLAFIDVAKGVRMFSKLKVPCVAVVENMCYFDADEKRYYPFGKGSGTQVVQQFGIPNLFDLPIRPTLSSSGDTGIPEVVSDPQGDVAKIFQNLGVCVVQQCAKIRQQVSTAVSYDRSIRAIRVKVPDSDEEFFLHPATVRRNDRSAQSVDEWTGEQKVQYGDVPEDIEPEEIRPMGNYAVSITWPDGFSQIAPYDQLDMLERLVDVPLPATAAVASS comes from the exons ATGGCGGCAATGCGGACCCTCCACACCGCGCCGGCCTCTTTCATCGTGACGCCCGCTCCTCATCTCGTCTCCCCGACTCCAACCCCAAGAG CAGGTGCCCtgccagcgaaggctcctcctGCCGCGGCGGCCACTATCCAGTCGCATGCCCGGCCCCCCTTGTCGCCGCGCGTGGGCCGTCGCCGGCCGTGCGCGAGAGCCGCCTCGTCCGGCG CTGGTGCGGTGGTCGCGTCAGTGGAAGATGCCAAGAGGGACGTGCTCATCGCGCTCTCCCAGATTATCGATCCTGATTTCGGGACGGACATCGTCTCGTGTGGGTTTATCAAGGATTTGGAGATCAGCGAGACTTTAGAGGAG GTCTCGTTTCGTGTGGAGCTGACGACTCCTGCATGCCCAGTCAAGGACATG TTTGAAGAAAAGGCAAATGAGGTCGTTGCAGCACTTCCATGGGTCAAAAAGGTCAATGTTACAATGTCTGCACAACCTGCACAACCAGTTTATGCAGGGGACCTCCCAGAAGGACTAAAGAAAATTTCAAACATCATAGCAGTCTCAAGTTGCAAG GGAGGAGTTGGAAAATCTACAGTCGCAGTGAATCTTGCATACACCTTAGCTGGTATGGGGGCCAGGGTTGGGATTTTCGATGCCGatgtctttggtccaagcttaccaAATATGGTTTCTCCAGTGAACCGGCTGCTAGTGGTG AACCCAGAAAGCAAAAGTATTCTTCCGACTGAATACTTGGGAGTCAAATTGGTGTCTTTTGGCTTTGCTGGACAAGGAAGAGCGATCATGCGTGGTCCAATGGTTTCAGGAGTCATTAATCAGTTGCTGACCACGACTGACTG GGGCGAACTTGACTATCTTGTCATTGATATGCCTCCCGGAACAGGCGATATACACTTAACACTCTGTCAG GTAGCTCCGTTGACTGCAGCTGTGATTGTTACTACCCCTCAGAAGCTGGCTTTTATTGATGTTGCTAAGGGTGTTCGGATGTTCTCTAAGCTTAAG GTTCCATGTGTTGCAGTTGTTGAGAACATGTGCTACTTTGATGCTGACGAAAAGCGCTATTACCCATTTGGAAAAGGTTCTGGAACTCAG GTTGTGCAGCAGTTTGGAATACCTAACCTCTTTGATTTGCCAATACGGCCAACT CTTTCGTCTTCTGGAGATACTGGCATTCCTGAAGTAGTGTCTGATCCCCAAGGGGACGTTGCCAAGATATTTCAGAATCTTGGAGTATGTGTTGTTCAACAATGTGCTAAAATTAGACAACAAG TTTCAACAGCAGTGTCCTACGATAGATCAATTAGAGCAATCAGAGTGAAAGTGCCAGATTCAGACGAGGAGTTCTTCTTGCACCCAGCAACAGTCAGACGGAATGACCGATCTGCTCAAAGTGTG GACGAATGGACCGGAGAGCAAAAAGTACAATATGGCGATGTACCTGAAGACATCGAGCCTGAAGAGATACGGCCGATGGGCAACTATGCTGTTTCTATAACTTGGCCTGATGGATTTAGTCAG ATAGCACCTTATGATCAACTGGATATGCTTGAGAGGTTAGTGGATGTTCCTCTTCCAGCAACAGCTGCAGTGGCCTCTTCGTGA
- the LOC123079162 gene encoding protein SODIUM POTASSIUM ROOT DEFECTIVE 2: protein MGRKLGLERVLDCFSLSVCANACVCVHAVEDENEESEGKALVSAQLDELLKLKDFGGGAKTLAFHLEPKTVELRVSMHCYGCARKVQKHISKMEGVSSFEVDLENKKVVVTGDVTPYEVLQSVSKVMKFAELLVAPKSPAPSR from the exons atggggaggaAGCTAGGGCTGGAGAGGGTGCTGGACTGCTTCTCGCTCTCGGTGTGCGCCAACGCTTGCGTCTGCGTGCACGCGGTGGAGGACGAGAACGAGGAGAGCGAGGGGAAGGCCCTGGTGAGCGCTCAGCTGGACGAGCTGCTCAAGCTCAAGGACTTCGGCGGTGGGGCTAAGACTCTCGCTTTCCATCTGGAGCCAAAG ACGGTGGAGCTGAGGGTGTCCATGCACTGCTACGGGTGCGCCAGGAAAGTTCAGAAGCACATCTCCAAGATGGAAG GTGTGTCGTCGTTTGAGGTGGATTTGGAGAACAAGAAGGTGGTCGTGACGGGGGACGTGACGCCCTACGAGGTGCTGCAGAGCGTCTCCAAGGTGATGAAGTTTGCGGAGCTGTTGGTGGCCCCCAAGTCCCCGGCTCCGAGTAGATAG
- the LOC123079160 gene encoding protein MLN51 homolog, producing MAEEEKASTAEGDEKEDVSDVDDSPLPALRRRAAASDDEEEGDGGGGGGSGSSPPSRVVWSDSDSDELGATEVDGEDEGSEECEEVRKEFDAGSGGGGEAKEVTPDEVAAAPEDEGKYEEEEDAQAETGAELKEEDKENKGFEPDAVPRTGAFYMHDDRFQNKENRSRGRQRDFFGGQKLWNSKDDSVWLHDRFNEINTHDVQHDSTRRPRSPFRAWAGGRTHDVNHDRFDEINTHYVQHDSTRRPRSPFGAWTGGRTHDVNHDRFHEINTRYVQHGSTRRPRSPFRAWAGGRTHDINHGYLEGTKSASYYHDYRADYKYGSTNNYIRFPKEAKTSYYSAKNYRSVPRKSHSYYDEQNWTESRICYVNAKGYNNAPNVNRGKPSRPYQPTWKNTFQTSSVQNNRTYSRSRNEEGCSDTGVGKNSHRTLGLQNEQEFSSKQEPSFVERRKARPDILSKLFSSSVRMAHSSLKPQSRPSFGVKAFAPSGEHGNTAGSLSMVKGMPNLGSHSTVSTSNSQYSESRDQGSGLNIGVPTENKLSAQIFHQNIASASKIQSHPQNTLISSTEDAETSPPPGSNNSLAPSVIIVQNDKVEAVSGSFPCGGGHALDVTVAKDLTLGTPAVLPVMKFGEQHPRGPDIPCSGMAFPGLLAHQPSDNSELNQITWLQTLSGATGVLGATHDPSYIGSHYPQLSVFPRHDCVTEVPVLLNSPEIPGHELGQRKNKLLRYSEMNFAS from the exons ATGGCTGAAGAGGAGAAGGCGTCGACGGCGGAGGGGGACGAGAAGGAGGACGTGAGCGACGTCGACGACTCGCCCCTCCCGGCGTTGAGGCGTCGCGCGGCGgcgagcgacgacgaggaggagggcgatggcggcggcggtggggggagTGGTTCCTCGCCGCCGTCGAGGGTGGTCTGGTCCGATTCCGACTCCGACGAGCTGGGCGCGACCGAGGTGGACGGCGAAGACGAGGGTTCCGAGGAATGCGAGGAGGTTCGCAAGGAGTTCGACGCAGGATCTGGGGGCGGTGGAGAGGCCAAGGAAGTGACGCCGGATGAGGTGGCTGCGGCGCCGGAGGACGAGGGGAagtacgaggaggaggaggatgcccaGGCTGAGACGGGAGCCGAACTGAAAGAAGAGGACAAGGAGAACAAGGGGTTCGAGCCCGACGCCGTGCCGAGAACAGGTGCCTTCTACATGCACGATGATCGCTTCCAGAACAAGGAAAACCGCAGCCGCGGGCGCCAGAG GGACTTTTTCGGTGGCCAAAAGTTATGGAATTCTAAAGATGATAGCGTATGGCTGCATGATCGGTTTAATGAGATCAATACCCATGATGTTCAACATGACAGT ACAAGGAGGCCAAGAAGTCCATTTAGAGCTTGGGCTGGTGGTAGAACTCATGATGTTAACCATGATCGGTTTGATGAGATCAATACCCATTATGTTCAACATGACAGT ACAAGGAGACCAAGAAGTCCTTTTGGAGCATGGACTGGTGGTAGAACTCATGACGTTAACCATGATCGGTTTCATGAGATCAATACCCGTTATGTTCAACATGGCAGT ACAAGGAGGCCAAGAAGTCCTTTTAGAGCATGGGCTGGTGGTAGAACTCATGACATTAACCATGGTTATCTAGAAGGAACCAAATCCGCATCCTATTATCATGATTACAGAGCAGACTACAAGTATGGGAGTACCAACAACTACATTAGATTTCCAAAAGAGGCCAAAACTTCCTATTACAGCGCCAAGAACTACAGAAGTGTTCCAAGAAAATCCCATTCGTACTATGACGAGCAGAACTGGACAGAATCTCGTATCTGTTATGTGAATGCTAAAGGTTACAACAATGCACCAAATGTTAACAGAGGGAAACCATCAAGGCCCTACCAACCTACCTGGAAGAATACTTTCCAAACCTCTTCAGTGCAAAACAATAG GACATATTCCAGATCACGGAATGAGGAGGGCTGTTCTGATACAGGTGTGGGAAAGAACTCACATCGAACTTTAGGTTTGCAGAATGAACAAGAGTTTTCGTCGAAGCAAGAACCCTCCTTTGTAGAAAGAAGGAAAGCACGACCTGACATTTTAAGTAAGCTCTTCTCATCCTCCGTTCGAATGGCACATAGTTCTCTGAAACCTCAATCTCGTCCCAGTTTTGGAGTGAAGGCATTTGCTCCTTCTGGTGAGCATGGAAATACTGCTGGTTCTCTTAGTATGGTAAAAGGCATGCCTAACCTTGGTTCTCATTCAACTGTATCAACATCAAATAGCCAATATTCAGAATCCAGGGATCAAGGAAGTGGTTTGAACATTGGTGTCCCCACAGAGAACAAACTTTCTGCTCAGATATTTCATCAAAACATTGCCAGTGCCAGCAAAATTCAGTCTCATCCACAAAATACACTGATAAGTTCAACTGAAGATGCAGAGACCAGTCCCCCTCCTGGGTCAAACAATTCTTTAGCACCGTCTGTTATAATAGTGCAGAATGATAAGGTAGAAGCAGTGAGTGGCTCTTTCCCTTGTGGTGGAGGTCATGCTCTTGATGTTACAGTAGCAAAGGACCTTACTCTTGGCACTCCAGCAGTGTTGCCAG TTATGAAGTTTGGTGAGCAGCATCCTAGGGGACCTGATATCCCATGCAGTGGTATGGCTTTCCCAGGACTTTTGGCTCATCAACCCAGTGACAATTCTGAGCTTAATCAAATTACTTG GCTGCAAACATTGTCTGGTGCTACTGGGGTTCTTGGGGCAACACATGATCCTTCTTATATTGGCAGTCATTATCCCCAACTATCAGTATTCCCAAG ACACGATTGTGTGACTGAAGTTCCTGTTTTGTTGAACTCCCCTGAAATACCAG GTCATGAGCTTGGCCAGCGCAAGAACAAACTTCTCAG ATACTCAGAGATGAACTTCGCTTCATGA